Proteins from one Shewanella pealeana ATCC 700345 genomic window:
- a CDS encoding efflux RND transporter periplasmic adaptor subunit yields MKKIIIFLTLLGAVGAYFYLQQAPSEKVKRARPTPNVVITKASMQVIRDEVEALGTSKANESITVTPKVTEVVTQVNFNDGELVKKGRLLVQLQDREQLARVTVAKVKVKDHQRELERIRTLVTSQTIAELERDRLQTLIDTAKAELVQAESALKDRRITAPFSGSLGLRQVSIGALVTPGNAITTLDDISVIKLDFSVPERFLQALALGKTVEATAVAFDGEIFNGKVVSIDSRINPKTRAVIVRAEIPNPKQRLLPGMLMKVKLIKTSRDALILPESAIIPIQDRHYVYLVNEEGVIEQKQVSLGLRKRGWVEILDGVMLNDQIVIRGLLKVRPGDKVKVTLSERFSFLKQASVEPVA; encoded by the coding sequence ATGAAAAAAATAATAATATTCCTTACTTTGCTTGGTGCCGTCGGCGCCTATTTCTATTTACAACAAGCTCCCAGCGAAAAAGTGAAAAGAGCGCGGCCGACACCGAATGTGGTGATAACTAAGGCGTCGATGCAAGTTATTCGTGATGAGGTCGAGGCGCTCGGTACCAGTAAGGCAAATGAATCGATTACCGTCACTCCAAAAGTAACTGAAGTGGTTACCCAAGTGAACTTTAATGATGGTGAACTGGTTAAGAAAGGCCGATTACTGGTTCAATTGCAGGATCGTGAGCAGCTTGCTCGTGTAACGGTAGCTAAAGTAAAAGTAAAAGATCACCAGCGAGAACTTGAGCGAATTCGTACGCTTGTGACGAGTCAAACTATTGCCGAACTTGAGCGCGATCGCCTACAAACCCTTATCGACACAGCAAAAGCTGAATTAGTTCAAGCAGAGTCAGCCCTAAAAGATAGAAGGATTACTGCTCCATTTTCTGGTTCATTGGGCCTACGTCAAGTGAGTATTGGCGCACTAGTAACCCCTGGCAATGCAATCACGACCTTAGATGATATCTCAGTGATCAAATTGGACTTTTCCGTACCCGAACGCTTCTTACAGGCTCTAGCATTAGGAAAAACCGTCGAAGCGACCGCTGTGGCATTCGACGGGGAGATATTTAACGGCAAAGTCGTTTCTATCGATAGTCGAATAAATCCAAAGACTCGCGCAGTTATCGTCAGAGCGGAGATCCCCAATCCAAAGCAAAGATTGCTACCCGGAATGTTGATGAAGGTGAAGTTGATCAAAACCAGTAGAGATGCGCTCATCCTCCCTGAATCAGCCATCATTCCAATCCAAGACAGGCATTATGTCTATTTGGTGAATGAAGAAGGTGTGATAGAGCAAAAGCAGGTCTCTTTAGGTTTACGCAAACGTGGTTGGGTCGAAATCTTGGATGGCGTAATGTTGAATGATCAAATCGTAATTCGTGGTTTATTGAAAGTCCGTCCAGGGGACAAAGTAAAAGTGACCCTAAGTGAGCGCTTTAGCTTTCTTAAGCAAGCGAGTGTGGAGCCAGTGGCATGA
- a CDS encoding DUF2897 family protein, translated as MSDLEVGLLILLVIGVIASNLAVLKYSAKHKMTQFGKHDHGKKQSAKDAKAPSGEDASNTDNQAESPSSHDDKTDTDKS; from the coding sequence ATGTCAGATCTTGAAGTCGGTTTATTGATTTTATTAGTGATCGGAGTGATTGCCAGTAATCTTGCGGTATTAAAGTACAGTGCAAAACACAAGATGACACAGTTTGGTAAGCATGATCACGGTAAAAAACAATCTGCAAAGGATGCTAAAGCTCCAAGCGGTGAAGATGCTAGCAATACCGATAACCAAGCTGAAAGTCCATCGAGTCACGACGACAAGACTGACACTGATAAGTCATAA
- a CDS encoding efflux RND transporter permease subunit, which yields MILTDISVKRPVFASVISILLIIFGLVAFEKLPLREYPNIDPPVVSIQTNYRGASAAVVESRITQLVEDRISGVEGIKHISSSSSDGRSNVTLEFDVGRDIEAAANDVRDRVSGLLNNLPEEAEPPEVQKANGGDEVIMWLNLVSDQMTTLQLTDYARRYLIDRFSVIDGVANMRLGGGKVYAMRVWIDRQALAARNLTVADIEAALRSENVELPAGSVESKERHFTVRLERSFKTSDDFANLVLVEGEDGYLVKLGDVAKVEIGSEEERITFRGNREAMIGLGVSKQSTANTLDVARAANKLVDQINPTLPAGMEIKRSYDSSVFIEASVKEVYQTLFIAMFLVIVVIYLFLGSVRAMLIPALTVPVSLMATFIVLFALGYTINLLTLLAMILAIGMVVDDAIVVLENIHRRIEEGDSPLKAAYLGAREVAFAVVATTLVLVAVFMPITFLEGDLGKLFKEFAVAMSAAVIFSSIVALTLSPMMCSKVLKPSTEDPWLVRKIDSGMDKLSGYYRSTLTSAMRHPFLVSSLILVALVCSAFLAKEVPQEFAPREDRGSMFLIVNGPQGASFEYIESYMDEIENRLMPLVEAGEIKRLLIRAPRGFGRSANFSNGMAIIVLEDWAVRRSAFEIIGDIRGRLSDLAGVRAFPVMRQAFGRGVGKPVQFVLGGPSYEELARWRDIIIEKAKENPNLVGLDHDYNETKPQLRVVIDKDRAASLGVSISHIGRTLESMLGSRLVTTFMRDGEEYDVIIEGNRDNQNTANDLENIYVRSERSKELIPLSNLISIEEFADASQLNRYNRMRAITIEANLADGYSLGEALDYLNDLTHEYLPAEAIVSYKGQSLDYQDSGNSMYFVFILALGIVFLVLAAQFESYVHPLVIMLTVPLATMGALIGLWLTDQSLNIYSQIGIIMLVGLAAKNGILIVEFANQLRDKGVEFQQAIIQASSQRLRPILMTGITTAAGAVPLVLSEGAGAETRFVIGVVVLSGITLATFFTLLVIPVAYSLLARNTGSPQAIAKQLEQELKDEVVT from the coding sequence ATGATCCTAACTGATATTTCGGTTAAGCGACCGGTCTTCGCTTCAGTCATCAGTATTCTGCTCATCATATTTGGCCTAGTAGCCTTTGAAAAGCTGCCGTTGAGAGAGTACCCCAATATCGACCCTCCTGTGGTTTCAATTCAAACTAATTACCGCGGTGCCAGTGCCGCAGTCGTTGAAAGCCGTATCACTCAGCTAGTAGAAGATCGGATCAGTGGCGTTGAGGGGATTAAGCACATCAGTTCATCGAGCAGTGATGGCCGCTCAAATGTAACCCTAGAATTCGATGTTGGGCGAGACATTGAAGCCGCAGCTAACGATGTGCGTGATAGAGTATCGGGCTTACTCAACAACCTTCCAGAAGAGGCTGAACCACCAGAAGTTCAAAAGGCCAATGGTGGAGACGAAGTGATCATGTGGTTAAATCTGGTATCGGATCAGATGACAACTTTGCAATTGACTGATTACGCCAGACGTTACTTGATTGATCGCTTTTCTGTTATAGATGGTGTGGCTAACATGCGCCTCGGTGGCGGTAAAGTTTATGCAATGCGAGTGTGGATTGACAGGCAGGCGCTTGCGGCGAGAAATTTAACCGTTGCCGATATTGAAGCGGCACTTCGCTCAGAAAACGTCGAGCTGCCAGCAGGTAGCGTTGAATCGAAAGAGCGCCACTTTACTGTACGCTTAGAGCGAAGTTTTAAGACTTCCGATGATTTTGCTAACTTGGTATTGGTTGAGGGCGAAGATGGTTACCTCGTCAAACTTGGCGATGTGGCAAAGGTGGAAATAGGCTCTGAAGAGGAGCGTATTACCTTTAGGGGTAACCGCGAAGCTATGATTGGCTTAGGAGTCTCTAAGCAATCGACGGCGAACACCTTAGACGTCGCAAGAGCCGCCAATAAATTGGTCGACCAAATTAATCCAACCCTACCAGCAGGTATGGAGATAAAGCGTTCTTACGACAGCTCGGTATTTATCGAGGCGTCAGTTAAAGAGGTATACCAAACCCTGTTCATTGCGATGTTTTTAGTCATAGTCGTAATTTATCTGTTTCTTGGTAGCGTGCGCGCCATGTTAATTCCAGCATTAACGGTTCCAGTATCCTTAATGGCGACATTCATTGTGCTGTTTGCCCTAGGCTATACCATTAACTTACTCACTCTATTGGCGATGATCTTGGCTATCGGTATGGTCGTCGACGATGCGATTGTGGTGCTTGAAAACATCCACAGACGAATAGAGGAGGGGGATTCGCCATTGAAGGCGGCTTATCTCGGCGCCAGAGAGGTGGCATTTGCTGTGGTCGCAACCACCTTAGTATTGGTAGCCGTTTTTATGCCTATTACTTTCTTGGAAGGTGATTTAGGTAAGCTCTTTAAAGAGTTTGCCGTTGCCATGAGCGCAGCAGTGATTTTCTCAAGCATTGTGGCATTAACACTCAGTCCTATGATGTGTTCAAAAGTACTTAAGCCGTCTACTGAAGATCCTTGGTTGGTACGTAAGATTGATTCGGGAATGGATAAGCTATCGGGCTATTACCGCTCAACTTTAACGAGCGCGATGCGCCATCCATTTTTAGTCTCTTCGTTAATCTTAGTGGCATTAGTGTGCAGTGCTTTTCTGGCTAAAGAGGTGCCTCAGGAGTTCGCCCCAAGAGAAGATAGGGGCTCTATGTTCCTGATTGTAAATGGCCCTCAGGGGGCAAGCTTTGAATACATTGAGTCCTATATGGATGAAATTGAGAATCGCTTAATGCCATTGGTTGAGGCTGGCGAGATAAAGCGTCTGTTGATCCGTGCACCTCGTGGTTTCGGCCGCAGTGCAAACTTCTCTAACGGTATGGCAATTATTGTGTTGGAAGATTGGGCGGTGAGGCGCAGCGCTTTTGAGATCATCGGTGATATAAGGGGGCGGCTATCAGACTTGGCTGGCGTTCGAGCATTTCCAGTTATGCGTCAAGCATTTGGCCGCGGAGTTGGCAAGCCTGTGCAGTTTGTATTAGGTGGCCCAAGTTATGAAGAGTTAGCAAGATGGCGCGATATTATCATCGAAAAGGCCAAAGAGAACCCCAATCTTGTGGGCTTAGATCATGATTATAATGAGACCAAACCGCAGCTTAGAGTGGTGATAGATAAAGACAGAGCAGCCAGCCTAGGTGTCTCTATTTCACATATTGGTCGTACGCTAGAGTCGATGCTAGGCTCTCGTTTGGTCACAACCTTTATGAGAGATGGTGAAGAGTACGATGTGATTATTGAAGGTAATCGAGATAATCAAAATACGGCTAATGATTTAGAGAACATCTATGTGCGGTCGGAGAGAAGTAAGGAGCTCATCCCTTTATCTAACCTTATTTCTATTGAGGAGTTTGCAGACGCGAGCCAGCTCAACCGATACAACCGTATGCGAGCTATCACGATTGAAGCAAACCTCGCCGACGGATACAGCTTAGGCGAAGCATTAGATTACTTGAATGATTTGACCCATGAATACCTGCCTGCGGAGGCAATAGTCAGTTATAAGGGCCAATCACTGGATTATCAAGACTCAGGTAATTCGATGTACTTTGTGTTTATTTTAGCGCTTGGGATTGTTTTTTTAGTGTTAGCTGCGCAGTTTGAAAGCTATGTTCACCCGCTAGTTATCATGCTTACGGTGCCTTTAGCGACAATGGGAGCCTTAATTGGTTTATGGTTAACGGATCAAAGCTTGAATATCTACAGTCAGATAGGGATTATCATGCTGGTGGGGTTAGCTGCTAAGAATGGTATCTTGATTGTTGAATTCGCTAACCAGTTAAGAGATAAAGGGGTTGAGTTTCAGCAAGCAATTATCCAAGCGTCGAGCCAGAGACTCAGACCTATCTTGATGACGGGTATTACAACTGCAGCTGGAGCCGTTCCTTTAGTGCTTTCTGAAGGGGCGGGCGCAGAAACCCGTTTCGTTATTGGTGTCGTCGTGCTGTCAGGGATCACCTTGGCCACCTTCTTCACTCTACTGGTTATTCCAGTCGCTTATTCTTTGTTAGCCAGAAATACCGGCTCGCCACAGGCGATAGCCAAACAGCTAGAGCAAGAGTTAAAAGATGAGGTTGTTACTTAA